A segment of the Carya illinoinensis cultivar Pawnee chromosome 1, C.illinoinensisPawnee_v1, whole genome shotgun sequence genome:
tttatttttgccctCATATGGATATATGTATCCCGTTTACCAGAGTTTTCCTCCAAGTGCTATATATAGAGCCCACTTTGTTGTCCATCAACGTCATCCAAAACAGTATAAAACTTTGTGCTAGCATTCACAGCTCAAGTCTCTCTAAATTACCCACCAAATCTCATCAACTCTAAAGCCCTTCAGTTAACCAAGCAAGAGATCATGGCCCTCAGCCTTTTCGGTGGCCGAAGAAGCAATGTCTTCGATCCCTTCTCTCTTGACATCTGGGACCCATTTGAGGGCTTCCCTATGGTCTCGAGCTCTGTCGCTAACGTTCCTTCCTCTGGTGGCCGCGAAACTGCTATTGTCAACCCTCGGATCGACTGGAAAGAAAACCCGGAGGCTCACGTTATCAGGGCCGATCTTCCGGGgctgaacaaggaagaggtgaAGTTGGAGATCGAGGACGGTAGGGTGCTGC
Coding sequences within it:
- the LOC122291674 gene encoding 17.8 kDa class I heat shock protein-like, which codes for MALSLFGGRRSNVFDPFSLDIWDPFEGFPMVSSSVANVPSSGGRETAIVNPRIDWKENPEAHVIRADLPGLNKEEVKLEIEDGRVLQISGEKNREHEEKNDKWHRVERVTGKFLRRFRLPENAKMDQVKATMENGVLTIIVPKEEEKKPEVKPVQISG